In Methanolacinia paynteri, the DNA window TCGGAAAACAGTCGTACATTTCACACGCACACTTTGGGCATTTCCGGAGATCCTGTTCGGTATCGTTTATCTCGAACTCGAAACCGCAGTCGACACAAACATATTTCCCGGGACCTACCTTTTCACCCGATTTCACTTTTTTCACTTCTGTCATTACTCTTTTCCTCAGATTTTGATTTAGATGCAATCTATTTATGTGTTTTGACAGAGGCCAATTTTAAATAAACAAACGTATTATGAGAAGATATGACTGTTAAAATAATTGCCCTGATGGGAAGTCCCCTACCCGAAGGAAACACCGGCAAACTTTTGGACGAGGCGATAAGAGGCGCAAAAGATGCAGGATGCAGCGTCGCACGGGTAAATGTATGCGATCTCAGTTTTTCAGGGTGCATGGAGTATTACTACTGCGAGAAGAATGATTCCTGCTACATAAACGACGAATTCTCCCCCTTCCTCCAGCGTTTCAAAAATATGGACGGCCTGATCATCGCAACCCCTGTCATGACCATGGGAGTTCCCGGCCAGCTCAAGTCATTTATGGACAGGTTTCAGGTCTATTTTATGGCCAAATACAAGAGAAACCAG includes these proteins:
- a CDS encoding flavodoxin family protein; the protein is MTVKIIALMGSPLPEGNTGKLLDEAIRGAKDAGCSVARVNVCDLSFSGCMEYYYCEKNDSCYINDEFSPFLQRFKNMDGLIIATPVMTMGVPGQLKSFMDRFQVYFMAKYKRNQPIITKEQKKWRRTLLLSIGGMNIKNDFDGIKLTTDSFCDIIDCPYYDGVFQNNMDEVKDITTRTEIMNAAYEKSFRMCREISENKEKYS
- a CDS encoding zinc ribbon-containing protein; the encoded protein is MTEVKKVKSGEKVGPGKYVCVDCGFEFEINDTEQDLRKCPKCACEMYDCFPITHIRPDINTPEDVKNPPERK